Proteins found in one Elephas maximus indicus isolate mEleMax1 chromosome 11, mEleMax1 primary haplotype, whole genome shotgun sequence genomic segment:
- the MBOAT7 gene encoding lysophospholipid acyltransferase 7 isoform X3: MGGSSCRPGAYLVHLWPPHLALSDHRPWDLGPHSGPALLVSLASEVQDLHQAQRKEMATGFSKGPTLGLLPDVPSLMETFSYSYCYVGIMTGPFFRYRTYLDWLEQPFPGAVPSLRPLLRRAWPAPLFGLLFLLSSHLFPLEAVREDAFYARPLPARLFYMIPVFFAFRMRFYVAWIAAECGCIAAGFGAYPVAAKARAGGGPTLQCPPPSSLEKAAALEYDYETIRNIDCYGTDFCVRVRDGMRYWNMTVQWWLAQYVYKSAPARSYVLRSAWTMLMSAYWHGLHPGYYLSFLTIPLCLAAEGRLESALRGQLSPGGQKAWDWVHWFLKMRAYDYMCMGFVLLSLRDTLCYWASIYFCVHLLALAALGLGLALGGGGPSRRKAAPQASGLAPEKLREE, from the exons CTGGTGAGTCTGGCCAGTGAAGTGCAGGACCTCCACCAGGCCCAGAGGAAGGAGATGGCCACGGGCTTCAGCAAGGGCCCCACCTTGGGGCTACTCCCAGACGTGCCCTCTTTGATGGAGACATTCAGCTACAGCTACTGCTACGTGGGAATCATGACAG GCCCGTTCTTCCGCTACCGCACATATCTGGACTGGCTGGAGCAGCCCTTCCCGGGGGCTGTGCCCAGCCTGCGGCCCCTGCTGCGCCGAGCCTGGCCGGCCCCGCTCTTTGGCCTGCTCTTCCTGCTCTCTTCTCACCTCTTCCCACTGGAGGCCGTGCGCGAGGACGCTTTCTACGCCCGCCCGCTGCCCGCCCGCCTGTTCTACATGATCCCCGTCTTCTTCGCCTTCCGCATGCGCTTCTACGTGGCCTGGATTGCCGCCGAGTGCGGCTGCATTGCTGCCGGCTTCGGGGCCTACCCTGTGGCCGCCAAAGCCCGGGCCGGGGGCGGCCCCACCCTCCAATGCCCACCCCCCAGCAG TCTGGAGAAAGCTGCAGCCCTGGAGTACGACTATGAGACCATCCGTAACATCGACTGCTATGGCACAGACTTCTGCGTGCGGGTGCGGGATGGCATGCGGTATTGGAACATGACAGTGCAGTGGTGGCTAGCACAGTATGTCTACAAGAGCGCACCTGCCCGCTCCTACGTCCTGAG GAGCGCCTGGACAATGCTGATGAGCGCCTACTGGCACGGCCTGCACCCTGGCTACTATCTGAGCTTCCTGACCATCCCGCTGTGCCTGGCAGCCGAAGGCCGCCTGGAGTCAGCCCTGCGGGGACAGCTGAGCCCTGGGGGCCAGAAGGCCTGGGACTGGGTGCACTGGTTCCTGAAGATGCGGGCCTATGACTACATGTGCATGGGCTTCGTGCTCCTCTCACTGAGGGACACACTCTGCTACTGGGCCTCCATCTACTTTTGTGTCCACCTGCTGGCCCTGGCCgccctggggctggggctggcacTGGGCGGTGGCGGCCCCAGCCGGCGGAAGGCAGCACCCCAGGCCTCTGGCCTTGCCCCGGAAAAGCTCCGGGAGGAGTGA